Genomic window (Acropora muricata isolate sample 2 chromosome 11, ASM3666990v1, whole genome shotgun sequence):
acagaaaattgtactagatagatttccgcgaaacttttttatttaaagtgccatcgtgaatgatacttGCATGCAAataatcaagataggtcaccgcgcaaaatttcgagatagagacaatttttttccgcaggttttatttccgtttcgcgcgattttacgccgtattttcacttccggtgtgttgcacgcgctacttttgatagaaatttgaatcattctgctgacgcgtgtttcttagttatggcgtgtgtagcttactcgcgcgtgaagctaaaaaccctttcgagcctccttaagttgaTTTATACAATAACCAGAGTTTATTCCCAAATTTACCATTGTtatgtattttcttttcttttaattttggatGTAAAAAACATTTTCCAAACTTGTGTGAAACTCAACAAATTTGAGACAAAAAGATTGCTTTTTCACTcctagaaaatgaaaaaaaagtgtggACTCAAACAAGATGTTTCAGCTTGCTATTTTTGCTGAAACATGGGGCCTAGGTTTTCACAATATGTAGTGCCTGTACCCCTACCATACCATTATCTTTCTGAATGTTACCCAGTGTCATCCCACAATGGTATTTATTTCAAAATGCGAATTGTCACCTTTTAAGTATCTACAAATAAGATTGCTGCTAATAATTTAATAGATAAGAAAATATATATGTTGTGATTGTTGTAAAATATGGTGTCCTTACCCTTGTAGTGCCTGTATCCCTATTACCTTTTCTGGCAACATGATTTGTTATTTACAGTCAAATGCTGAAGCACAATGTAAATCAGCAAGAAACTAGGATTTTCTCTGTTTAGACCCCTACATTATCGCTGGTAGAAGTGCTTTCTTTTACTGAAGGATGTCATAGTAGCCTGAtctttttaaacattttatgcCTTTAATCTGATAGAATGTTTTGATTTTCTTTAAAATCGATATCTTTTGACTTCTGTCAATAAGTTAGATTGGTTCTTTGAAACTGTTTTACACTGTATAGGACTaaatgtttgttgttttctgttAATATTTTTTCACCTCTGTTTTAGTTACATAGTTGTCAAAATAAATTTCTGATGTTATGATTAACTGTGAAAGATAACTGTTTTTCTGTCTAAAAGGTAATCTTACATTGCCTACTATGAGAATTTATGAAAAATACAAGCATTAGAggtaaaaatttgcataaagaaCTAGTGTAATGATAAGAATATACCCCTTTAGAGGTCACtcttaatcattttttttttaaatagaaatAATGCAGTTTGTGCAAAGATATTTCAGACTATTATACCCAAGGCGTAAGTCTACCCAAAGATGACTTTTATTTCCTGAAAcgtgaaattttatttttggccCTTCCTGACCTCAAAAAGGAACACCTGATTGTGAAACAGCCGTGTACAAATTTATTCAAGACATGTTCAAGATATATGTTCCCTGGAATGGTGGGATAAAACTGTCTGACCAGAGTCAAAGTAAACACAGTAATTCTTTTCGAAGTAAGCCAATATTTTCCAGTGCTTCCACGCACCTcctagtctcctacgcagccgttctttgtctcgtcacgcaacgctcctccccacgaaCGTTCGTgaggaggagcgttgcgtgacgagacaaagaacggctgcgcAGGAGACTACGCACCTCCAAGTTCTCGAAAATAAATTTCAGCAAGAGGAAATAAAAAGTTACGGGTATCTTTTGAAGAGATTTAAGCAGATTGATAATGAAGCTGGGTATTGCTCCGCAAGCGGGCAAGATGAACCAAATTCCGTACTGTGATTGGCTACCCCGAGCGGGCATGATGGAACGATACTGACCGCTCGGGATTGCCCGTTTTGTTCCCGCAAAAACGTTTCGCCGAGTCCTAGGGGGCACTCGAAAGTCTTCtttcgcaaaatattttccCTGACAGTTAAAAGATTTTCGGTCATTTCTCCGTCGGGATGGAACTAGAGAACCAGAAAACGGAAACGCGCCATCACTTTTGCATTTCTAGGTAATTATGTAATTACTAACATGTTTCGTTCGTTTGAGACACTGTTCCGTATCTGCTGTCAACTGGTTAACGACAAATAGGCAGAAAATCAAGATCCTTGAATTTGATATTTGGAAATGCCCGTGCTAAACTCTCGCTGGTCTCGATTTTGCACGTGATTTCTTCGTCCCGTCCTGACTCACCGGCCCAGGGTCCCCAAGGATGGCACAATTCGAAAATGGGCTCCTATAAcgactcggccacgctgccttcTCTGATGCGTGATATTCatcaatttattatttatttactcaTTTTATTGGGTTTTCATCAGCGCAAAACTCATTACAAACAGTCGccaaaaatttacataaataaAAATCACAATTGAAGGACTCTAACTAATAACACATTGCTGCgacaaataaatgtttaaatgtatgtatgtaaatataaataagaaaatatatACCATGGAATCGTCACTAATAATGGTAAAGTTATTGGGCTGGAAGGCTGCCAgaaaccataataataataataataattacagttttTGGAGCGCCTCGCTACGCCTCGGCGCTCTTACAATACTAGATATATAATACTttatattgacaactccccacaaggggtttttcagtgacaatttacaattctacaggaaatcaaatcgacatagctcaaatcgctatttacaattattttctacaaatcaaatcaaatgttggtttctggtgagaggggaaaaccggagtacccgctTAGTCCGTCTAAATTTATTACCACTTAATTACTGGCTTGAGTATCTAGATCTTCTTTTCTTCTATAAATGTAAATCAGGGATTATTCAGTTAAACTTAGAAAATTATGTTAAGTACTGTAACAGTAAATCACGCCGTGGTTCCTCTGGACTTTATCTAAGAACAGCTTATTTTAAAACTTCACTTTTCAGGGATTCGTTTTTTATCAGACTTTCCAATATTTGGAATGCTGTTCCCTGTGATATCAAAGCAGAAACTACTTTGTCATCTTTTAAAGCTAAGCTTAATTCTTTCTATTTTGTTAGGTTACACCAGATTTTTGATGGAGATAATGTTCGTACTTTTAAATTAATCTGTCCTAAATGTCGCAAAGTTAATATTTTCTCTGTTTGCTCTTGTTGATATTGTAATTActctttttcatatatattttttcatcttGGGCTAGGTTGGGTGTTCTAGTTTTGAGGGGTCGGGTTTTTGGGTGTAAATACCTTGTAGGGGACTTAGTGTCCTATTGTATTTAACACCTACCTTAGGGTGAatctttaaataaataaaataaaaaataaaaacctctcatagcagagtagagaaccaacaaactcaatccacatttgacgccgagtgcggaaatcgaacccgggccacattggtgggaagttctctcaccactaagccaaccctgccaccataGCTAGGGCTTATAATAGAAGACTCGCATGGATTCATTGGAAGATAACGTACTAACAAAACAACGCAAGTAGAGTAAAAACTTTGTTAGGACCGAATTATTCAATCATCTTGTTAGGCAATTAActtcaattttttgtttatgAATGATCAAAGGGTCCAAAGTTGAGCGCATGGAACTGGAAATTCATCAAATATTCAATTAATTAGACGCAAAACTACACCCAATCCTGACGTAtgtgaaaattatttttatttttattccctttacaacatatgaaaagaccagctttacagaataagcaggtcgtacttttacgaatagcttttcgggcccgaaaagttctcgggactttcgagaaacgggccccagggagctgtttctcgaaactcccgaaaacttttcgggcccgaaaagccattcgtaaaactccgacttgcatgttctgtaaagctggtcttttcgtatgttgtaaagggaataaaatctaaaataacggcaaagtttcgggcctcgagacgccttcgtgtTAAGGATACAaggagaattatgtcacccgaaatgcgcctgaaaagtttcgggtctttcgagaaacgggctctagatcagagttttcctctgtcctcgTGTGGGCCCATTTCTGTGCCGACAAATAAAGCTTAGATCGATGCCGGGATTTGTCGTATTGTACTTTACCCTCTAATTGACTATTCCATGGACTTGCACTTGTTAACAAATGGAGTTATTTTTAGATGTCACATAGACACAGAAAAACATGGATTCCATCACTATCACGCCACAGTCGGAAGCGGAGAGCCGAAGAGGACACGAGACTTGTCGGAAAAGCGAAGTGTCGGCGGACCCAGAGAGAGGCTGACGAACGAACCGACAATGCACCGAAACCTATCTCATTCACAGCTCTGGAAAGCATTTGTAAGAACGAATTGTCAGAAAAGGCCATCTTGGAGCTTGTTGGCATGGCTGAGAGGTTCGACGCACTCTTGTGTTCGGAGGAGATCAGACCAGATTTGTTGAAGCTGGTTATAACTTCGTTTCGCCTGCTGTGTTCTTCAAATCGTATGATGGCCGCTAACACGGAGAAAATTCTTCGCTCTACCTGCACAAATAAGTTTATGACCGGGCAAGTGTTGTCGCGTTTCATCAACACCATGCCATATTCAGGTGACACTGGCTTTGAATCAGTCATTGATGACCTTACAGTTGTTTTTAAAGCAATGATTCACAGGGCCCAGAGAGGTAATGAAGCTATACTCCATGACCTTCCTATTCCACAGCTCAGTTGCTCATTCGCTTccctaaaacaaaaaaatctcatTGAAAACGTGGACGATCTGGAAAAGAAGCTTTACGAGGTAAACGAATTGAGAGAGAAGATGATCTGTGTTGCAAACAGTACGCTAGAATCAGATGCTGAGCCTCCTCAGAATTTTCGATCGCTGAGCATTGTTCCTGACGCAGCTGACTTACTCTGTTCCAAACCGTTTCTTCGAAAGAATATCATCGATGGAAAATTCAATGACTTAGAGCACTATCTCGATGTACAATTTCGCCTTCTTAGAGAAGACTTTGTGATGCCGCTTCGAAGAGGAATTAGACAGATGAGGAAGGAAAGCGATTCCTCGATGCCAACCAAATCCACTGACGGTCCTAAAAGGACCAAAGATGTTTCTGTGTATCACAAAGTGACTATTCTGCATCCAGTTTTCAACGATAACGGCAGGTTTTACAGACTCAAGTTTGACCAGTCTCACCGTTCGGTGAAGAATGTCAGATGGGAAAGATCTAACCGTCTCAAGTTTGGCTCGCTGGTTTGTCTTTCTCCAGATGACTTCGATTCAGTCGTGTTCGCAACTGTGGAAAACAGGAACGCCAATTCCCTGAGTGTTGGTGAGTTAGAGGTGCGATTTGTGAACCTGGAGTCAGCCCAGATCCATCAGTTTATTCGTAGCAAGGAAAGCTTCGTGATGATAGAATCGCCAGCTTACTTTGAAGCCTATAGGCACGTACTGGAAGCCTTGAAGACATTGAAAACTGAAGAATTTCCGTTTCAGCGATACATTGTTGATTGCTGTCAAGACGTCGATCCTCCCGAGTATTTGGTACAAGTTAGCGATGTAGCAATAGAAGAAGGCGAGATAGTGTTTGACTTTAGCAGCGTAGGCGCAAAGAAAAAGTCTGCGAGCTTGTCTGATGGAGACCCATTTAGGCTCAATCTCCCCGGATACGCCAAGCAAGCTCTTCCTGGCTCGACTGATGTAAATTATGAGGAGGAGATCGTGCAGGAAGAAGATACGCATCCACAAGGTCATCACACATCTGGTGACATTGCAGATGTTGCCATGGCCACGGAGATACCGAGCGAGATTTTCAAATGGCCTGACAGAGAAAGCCTGGGATTCAACGAATCTCAAATGCGTGCGTTCAAGCTTGCATTGACCAAACAGTTTGCTGTGATTCAAGGACCGCCAGGGACTGGGAAGACCTTTGTTGGTTTGAAGATTGCTCAGGCTCTCCTGGAGAAATCGTCCATTTGGAGTGACAGTGGAAAGAATTCACCAATTCTGATGGTATCCTATACAAATCACGCCTTGGATCAGTTTTTAGAAGGACTTCTACCCATGCTTGGACCACAAGGTAGATGAAATAGTTACTCCTTCGCCTTATGAATTTTCACGTTTTCGCCTCCTCCTTGCTGGTTCAATTGGTAAATGAACCGGTTCTCTGAAAATCCTTGAAACACAATTCGTTCAATATTTCGGAAAGGGGAGAGTGGGTTTTAGAGAATATTTAGGCTTCCAACCATATTACTAAGGCTATTCTATTTGTGGAGAAAGACGGTACAGAAACATCTCCACATTGAAGTGCATTTCAAGGATActcctttcctttttcttatGCTCTTTGAACAGCTTTAATCATAAACTAGTTAAGGATAGCAACGGAATCTCAATACAGTTGCAAAACGTTAGGAGTCTTAACTGAAAAGGAGGACAGCGTTGACAAGTAGGACGTCATAACGTCATAAatgtgcatatttaatgagaagaaaaaacaatgatttctgcatGCCCCGGACTTGCGTAGGGGGGCGGAAAAATGAGAGAGATCACCTATGAGACCTTTGACGGAGGTTGTAGGTTGTAGGAACCTCTGTCACAAGCTCATCTAACGCCCTCTTATCTGTTTCAGCTATTGTCCGAGTTGGAGGAAGAAGCAGAAGTAAAAAGCTGGAACAATGCGCTTTGAAAGCACGAAAATCATGGAACGGTTTTCGAGCTAGGAGTGCAACCAGACGAGAAGTAAGAGTAAAGAAAAATTCTTTGACGCACTCATCACTGTTGCTAAAGGCTGCCAGATCAAGTTTGATCTCCCTCGATGTTTTCAAGGCATATGGATGCATTAGAGACACGCACTATGCTCAATTTAAAGTCATAGCTGACCAAGAATCTACTGATCTTGATGAACACCTGCTTCAATGGCTTGAAATAAAACGCAAACGTGACCTAAGAGAAGAAAATGATGATAGAGAAGAGGATCTTCTTATGGAGGTAGTGGCACCAGGGCGCAGGTTTACTGACGACGGCAGACTAAACAGAGATGCGGATGCCATTCGTGAAGTTGCAGCCATCTGCATAACCGAGGCGGACAATCCGGGCTAcgtcaaaagaaatttgctaTCAATTAATCATGCGATGACTGAAGCCCAAGAAAACCGTGTTCGTGACGTTAAGGCGTTGGAGCGAAGAGGTCGCTGGAAGTTGTACTGCTTGTGGCGCCAGAGACTGGAACAATACCATCACAAAGTTTTGGAAGAGCAACAAGAGAGTTTTGATGAAGCAGTTTCGTGCGACGTGGAACTGCGCAAACTGCAAGAGTGCGCCATTCTTGAAAAAGCGCGTGTTATTGGCATGACCACCACGTGCGCCGCCAAATATCGACGTGTTCTCAACATGATTTGCCCCAAAATCGTTTTGATTGAAGAAGCTGCAGAGGTACTAGAGGCCCATATCATTCCATCACTGACAAAAGGATGTCAGCATTTGATTCTGATTGGCGATCACCAGCAGCTTAGACCCACCCCCGAAGTCTATGATTTGGCCAAGACCTACAAACTGGATGTGTCATTGTTTGAAAGAATGGTTAATGTTGGAGTCTATTGCGAGAGGCTCTCTGTGCAACATCGAATGAGGCCTGAAATTGCCGCCCTAATGAAACACATCTATGAAGGTCTCCAGAATCATGAATCTGTGAAGCAGTATGAAAACATCAAAGGAGTGAAGAAGAACGTGTTCTTTGTCAACCATAGTCATTTGGAGGATCATAACAATGAATCAAACAGTTATAGCAACAATCACGAAGCTAAGTTCTTGGTGGCCCTGTGTCGATATCTTCTGCAGCAAGGCTACAAAGCCAAGCAAGTAACACTACTGACAACGTATTCAGGGCAGATCTTTGCCATCAGGGATTGTCTTAAAGAGCAGAAGAACGAAGAACTCGAAAGTGTTCGTTTGTCGACCGTTGACAACTTCCAAGGCGAAGAAAGTGATATCGTCCTTTTGTCACTTGTGCGGAGCAACCAAGAGGAGAACGTGGGCTTCATCAAGGTTGTGAATCGCGCATGCGTGGCTTTGTCACGGGCAAAGAAAGGATTTTACTGCATCGGCAATTTTGATCTTCTCTCGAAACACAGTGAACTCTGGAAGAAGATAGTAAATGAATTAAAGGCCAATGACGGATTTGGAGCTGCTCTTCCCCTTGTCTGTCAAATCCATAATGATGAAGTAACAGCAGAAAGTTCCGAAGATTTTGAGAAGAAAGTGCCCGAAGGAGGATGCCTGCGAGGTTGTGGGGTTCGACTGAAATGCGGTCACGCATGCAAGCAACGGTGTCATCCGCGTGACGTGAAACACAAGAAGTATGTCTGCATTGAACCTTGTCAGAGATACATCAAAGGCTGCACCCAGCAGCATTTGTGTCCAAATCTTTGCAATGAGCCTTGTGCTTGGTTATGCGCTGTAGAAGTTGAGAAAAAGTTGCCAGAGTGTGGTCACATAGCAAAAGTTCAATGTAGCCGTCGGGATCTGGAAAATGTCCCCTGCCAAGAACGATGTAGCAAGATTCTGAAGTGCGGTCACAAGTGTCAAAACCACTGTAAGAAGCCATGCACCACCCAATGTCAAGAGCTTGTGAAGAAGACCGATTGGCCATGTGGACACCAGGTCACCATTGCGTGTCACGCCACTCCAGATAACTGTCCGGTTCCTTGTGATGTCGCCCTAGAATGTGGCCACAAGTGCTCCGGAACATGTGGCGAGTGTCGAATGGGTCGAATCCACAAACGATGTAAACTCAGATGTGGCCGCGTGCTAGTTTGTTCCCATGTTTGCAAAGAGGCCTGTGGTGAGACTTGTCCACCCTGCACCAGGAAATGTGAAAATTGCTGTGAACACAGCAAGTGCGATAAGACGTGTAGCGAGCCATGCGTGTC
Coding sequences:
- the LOC136890894 gene encoding NFX1-type zinc finger-containing protein 1-like, producing MSHRHRKTWIPSLSRHSRKRRAEEDTRLVGKAKCRRTQREADERTDNAPKPISFTALESICKNELSEKAILELVGMAERFDALLCSEEIRPDLLKLVITSFRLLCSSNRMMAANTEKILRSTCTNKFMTGQVLSRFINTMPYSGDTGFESVIDDLTVVFKAMIHRAQRGNEAILHDLPIPQLSCSFASLKQKNLIENVDDLEKKLYEVNELREKMICVANSTLESDAEPPQNFRSLSIVPDAADLLCSKPFLRKNIIDGKFNDLEHYLDVQFRLLREDFVMPLRRGIRQMRKESDSSMPTKSTDGPKRTKDVSVYHKVTILHPVFNDNGRFYRLKFDQSHRSVKNVRWERSNRLKFGSLVCLSPDDFDSVVFATVENRNANSLSVGELEVRFVNLESAQIHQFIRSKESFVMIESPAYFEAYRHVLEALKTLKTEEFPFQRYIVDCCQDVDPPEYLVQVSDVAIEEGEIVFDFSSVGAKKKSASLSDGDPFRLNLPGYAKQALPGSTDVNYEEEIVQEEDTHPQGHHTSGDIADVAMATEIPSEIFKWPDRESLGFNESQMRAFKLALTKQFAVIQGPPGTGKTFVGLKIAQALLEKSSIWSDSGKNSPILMVSYTNHALDQFLEGLLPMLGPQAIVRVGGRSRSKKLEQCALKARKSWNGFRARSATRREVRVKKNSLTHSSLLLKAARSSLISLDVFKAYGCIRDTHYAQFKVIADQESTDLDEHLLQWLEIKRKRDLREENDDREEDLLMEVVAPGRRFTDDGRLNRDADAIREVAAICITEADNPGYVKRNLLSINHAMTEAQENRVRDVKALERRGRWKLYCLWRQRLEQYHHKVLEEQQESFDEAVSCDVELRKLQECAILEKARVIGMTTTCAAKYRRVLNMICPKIVLIEEAAEVLEAHIIPSLTKGCQHLILIGDHQQLRPTPEVYDLAKTYKLDVSLFERMVNVGVYCERLSVQHRMRPEIAALMKHIYEGLQNHESVKQYENIKGVKKNVFFVNHSHLEDHNNESNSYSNNHEAKFLVALCRYLLQQGYKAKQVTLLTTYSGQIFAIRDCLKEQKNEELESVRLSTVDNFQGEESDIVLLSLVRSNQEENVGFIKVVNRACVALSRAKKGFYCIGNFDLLSKHSELWKKIVNELKANDGFGAALPLVCQIHNDEVTAESSEDFEKKVPEGGCLRGCGVRLKCGHACKQRCHPRDVKHKKYVCIEPCQRYIKGCTQQHLCPNLCNEPCAWLCAVEVEKKLPECGHIAKVQCSRRDLENVPCQERCSKILKCGHKCQNHCKKPCTTQCQELVKKTDWPCGHQVTIACHATPDNCPVPCDVALECGHKCSGTCGECRMGRIHKRCKLRCGRVLVCSHVCKEACGETCPPCTRKCENCCEHSKCDKTCSEPCVSCKEKCSWKCQHHECSKRCHEVCDRPRCNEPCQQTTPCCPGVVCQGLMCEENHECICVFCTKNDDKDPITEIFLGGEGEEDARFIRLPDCGHIFAVSDLDRFMDMQDDTAEENVIQMKRCPRCRTSIRLSLRYGNIIKQQLRDIEKVKMIMKQKTDQGLSAKKNELRDRLNLLSGGQEDYINLWQPFFSKVKTDAMAAKLENRILLTERIGSLTKRMRDNPGLPENVCQENNFDVCHLESDLSFLVKRFMSVNVTQRELHDISAEISRIKVQFELCLLSQDVRSLETELDEPSFQTMAEVRNKLSSGKRIEEEELKEMLRSLANIRKTSPELNPLTLEEKKEIVSAIGLSKGHWFKCPRGHIYCIGECGGAMERSKCPECKAVIGGERHTLEEGNTLASEMDGAQYAAWSEQANMRNYVFQ